Within the Beduinella massiliensis genome, the region AGCTGTAGTACAGGCTCTTAAAGCTGGGGAGGTAGGACAGCACGAAAAAGGCCAGAAGGCTCGGTAAGAGGAACGAATACCAGGTCAGGTGTTTGCGTACGCGCTTCATAAGGCAGGTTAGACCTCCTCAATCACAGACGGAGAAGCTGCCTTTCGGCAGCTCTCCATCGCTAAAACGGATGTGGATTCTCATTGATTCAGCAGGCTGTATTCCTCAAGAGCCGCCTGAATGTTCGCGGCGCACTGCTCGGGCGTGATGTTTCCCGCGTACATCTCCGACAGGTTCATCGAGCCGACGCTGTTTGCCGGGCCATAACCGTTGTTCCAATATTCGCTGGAAAATGCCTCAAAATTTGTGGGATAGACGCGGTAGATTTCCTGGATGGCACTTACGTAACCTTTGCCGGTCTTCAGCAACTGTTCATAGCCCGACTTGTTGTTAGGGACGTTCATGGTATCGACAAACCACTGCTGAACGGCTTCATCCGTCACCAGGAACTTGATGACCTCCCAAGCCAGATCCTTGTTGGGGCTGTTCTTGGCGATGGCCAGGTTGTTGTCGCCGGAGTGCGAGGTGTAGGAGGCACCGTCGTCGGTAACCGGCAGCGGATAAAAGACGAAGCGGTCTGCGATGCCGCGTACTTCCATCATGTTATACAGCGTGATCTCGTTGTTGGCCTCCCCAAGATAGATCGCGATGTCGTTATCCTCGGTCGCCACGTTTTCCGTGCCCAGTCCTTCCAGAAAAGACCTGGGAGCGGATAAAAACAGGTCGCGCAGGATGGTCAGGGCTTCGACGGACTTTTCCCCGGTAAAGCCGAACTGCGTCTGATATTTCTGATCGGCATACAGGAAATTAACCGCCCCGACGCCCCAGCTTGCGTCCATGTACGCCTTGAAAATGTCGCCGTCGCTGACGGAGAAGGGGTAGACGCCGTAGCATTGCTTTCCGGTCACGGGGTTTTCGCCCGTGAGCTGAGACGCGATGTCCGCCAGCTTCCGCCAGGTGAGCGTCGCGGGGTCGGGCAATTCCACGCCAAAATCCGCGAAAAGCTGTTTGTCCAGAATCATCATGGCGGGGGATATGGTCATCGGGATGCCGGTCGGGATCAGGGCGCCAAAATTGTCCTCGTCCTTGTGGCGGATGGCCGCTCCGATGAACAGCTCGTCTTTGAGCCACGCGTCTCTTTCAAGATAAGGGGTCAGGTCTTCCACCACGTCCAGTACCGCCGCGCCGTGGATGATGACGTCCACCATCTCGCCCGCGACCGCCGTTTGAATTTTAGCCTGCCAGGAATCCCACGGGTTGGCCTGCAGCTCAAAGGTGACGTTGGGAAATTCCTCCTTCAGGCGAGCCTCGACGACGCTGTAGCCCGGCTTCTGGACGCCTGTGACGGGATCGACCACGCCGTCCCGCCCTACCGTCGCAAAACAGCCCGGCCCCAGCAGCCGCAAGGTGCCCGTCCATTCGTCATGCGCTTTTTCGTCGGCCAGGGAGCTGGATATCAGCGTGAAACAAAGCGATAGACATAGAGCAAAAGAAACGAAAACCCGTGTCAGCCTCATCTTTCAAAACCTCCAAGCTAAATTTCTTCACCTGCAGCGCGCTTATACCGGTGATTTAGTTAAACTATAGCTTAGTCCATCCAAAATGTCATATATTATTCGGTTCAATTTGCAAACTATTTTCTGATGCGGTATAATGTCGCCAGACGGCAGGCACCGGCCATAACAGCGTTCAGGAGGGTGATTTCCATGGAATTTCAGCCGCCGGTTATCACCAGCGAGTACAGGGCCGGGGAACTGGTGGGAAAGACGCCGCTGAGATGCTTTACCATGCTTGCGCATCCGGGAAGCGTAGAGTTTTCCCTGCACAGGCATTCGGCCTGTGAAATCGCGATCATTGCCAGCGGCGCGGGGGAATACACCGTAAGGCAGGCAAACCGGACCATCCGCTATCCGTTTGAGGCGGGAACGGTATTCCTCTTTGGCAGCTATGAGGCGCATCTGATTACGCAAATCTTTCAGCCGGTAACCTGGACCATCCTTCATATCGAGCCGTATTTTATTTGGAATCCCAACAACACCATGTACGACTCAAAACATCTGAAGGTCTTCTTCGACAGGTCGTTTGACGGAACAAACCGCTTGGACTACCCGGACGGGGACCTGAAGAAGATATGCCAGACCGTCTACGAAATCAAAGAAGAACTGCAGGAACAAAAGCCGGACTATCTGACGATGACGCTGGCCTGCGTGCAGAGGCTGTTGATTTCCCTGTCGCGGCTGCTGCGCCCGGCGTCGGGCACGGACTCGGGAAACAGAGCCGAGCGTTACCTCATGCGAATACAAAACGCCTATGTTTATATGAACGAACGCTACCTTGAACCGCTCACCATAGAGCAGATCGCCAGGCAGGCCAACATGTCCGTTTCCTATTTTTCCGCTATCTTCCGGGAGTGCAACGGCGTTTCCCCCTGGGAGTACATCATCATAAAGCGCGTCAAGCATGCGATGCGCCTGCTGGGCGAAGGGGAAAACAGCAATATTATCGATATTGCCCTGAAAAGCGGCTTTGACAATACCGCCAATTTCAATAAAGCGTTTAAACGCATCGTCGGATGCACCCCTACCGCCTTCAGAAAGAACGGCCTTGGGACGAACTACTTTACCTGAGGGCGGCGCGGAATACAAAACTGGCGGACATAAAAAAGAACCGTTGAACTTCAACGGTTCTCCTTGGTGGGGTCGATAGGGCTCGAACCTACGACCTCTACGATGTCAACGTAGCGCTCTGACCAGCTGAGCTACGACCCCGCGACAACAATAGATATTATACACGAAATCGAAAAAAAAGCAAGGGGGAAATTTTCGTTTTTGGGCGCGCGGACTTGGGCAGGATGGAAGAGGGGAGAAATCGTTCTTTGTGTATAACGTAGATTCGGCCTGATCCTTCCGTTTTGTGCACATTTTACTTGCATTTTCCGGTACGAAAGGCTATAATAATACCGTGCTCAAGAGAGGAGGCATGTAAAATGAAATCTATTACCATCAAGTTGTCCCTCGCTGAAAACGTCAAGCAGTTTGTCAACGTCGTGAGCGCTTTCTCTTACGATATGGACCTGCGCGCGGGCCGTCACGTGGTAGATGCCAAGTCCATTCTCGGTATCTTCAGCCTCGACCTGTCCAAGCCGATCACGCTGGAAGTCTACGCCGACAACTGTGACGAACTGATGGAGAAAATCAAGCCCTTCATGGCCTGATCGTTCTCCGGCTGGCCTGCGGTGCAGGCCGGATTTTGTGTACGCATTCGCCGCTCTCAAACGAAGCCGTTTGGGAGCTTTTCTTTATCAGTCGCGGGGCGCGCCCCGCGGCGGAAACGGAGGAATCCGCATGAACGTATCGCACCGCCCGACGCCCACGGAAAACCGGCTCATCCTGCTGCTGATGCTGGAAAAGCTGGGCGCGTGCAGCGCGCAGCAGCTGCTCGCCCTGACCACCGAGGGCGAGATCATGGATTACATCGAGCTTCAGATCGGACTGGGGGACCTGACGGAGGCGGGCATGCTCAGAACCCGCGAGCACGAGATCGGCAAGCTTTACAGCCTGTCGCAGTCGGGCCGCGAGACCCTGGCGATGTTCCTCGGCCATATCCCCAACTCCCGGCGGGAGCGCGTAGAAACGCTCTGCGCCGCCTGGAAAGGGCGCGTCAGCCGCGAAAAGCACGTCCTTTCGGACTGGCGGGAGGAAGGGGACGGCTTCGTCGTGCGCCTGCGGCTGCTCGAGCAGGACATGACGCTCATGGACCTTCGCCTGAACGTGCCCACGCGCGCGCAGGCGGGAATCATGTGCAAGCGCTGGTCGGACTGCGCGGGGGACATTTACGCCGGGCTGATGCACAGCCTGGGCGAGGATGAGGAAAAACGGTGAGGGGGAAGATAAGGCGCCTGAAAGCGGCCGGTCATAGGCCAATAGAGGAGGAATCGCCAGAATGAAGGCGCTGCTTTACTGGATCATCGACGTCATCAGCCACATCCACGAGGACATTCTGCACTTGAACGACGCCATGGAGGCGTCCTTTACGGACAAGGAGCTGCACTTTATCGTCATCGGCGTGCTGGGTATGCTGATCTTTTTCGCCGTGCACGCCGTGTTCAAGCGCCTGGCAAAATTCAGCATCACCGCCGTGTCGTTCATCTACGTGTTCACGGTGATGGTGGTCATCACATTCGCCATTGAAATCGGGCAGAAGGTTTCGGGCACCGGAAACATGGACTTTGGGGACATCGTCTCGGGCATGTGGGGCTTTATCGCCCTGTTCGGCGTCTACGCGCTCGTCCGCGCGGGCGCGGCGCTCTTTCGGCTGCTGGCCCGCCGGATCAGGGCAGGAAGGCCCCCGCGGGACGAAAGTGGGAATTGATTTTTGACGCGCGGAATGGTACAATACACCTGACAAATGAAACGCATGTTCGCTTTGCGGGCGCGCGGGATAGGAGAACGCGATTTGAAAGCGACTGTTGGCGTGGTCTCGCTGGGCTGCAGCAAGAACCGCGTGGATACCGAACAGATGCTGGGCATGCTTTCGCAGGCGGGATACACCATCGTCTCGGACCCGGCGAAGGCGCAGGTCATCATCGTGAACACGTGCGGGTTCATCGGCCCGGCCAAGGAAGAATCGATCGAAACCATCTTTGAGATGGCGCAGTATAAAGAGAAGGGATGCTGCCAGCTGCTGGTGGCGACGGGCTGCTTTGCCCAGCGCTACCCGGAGGCCGTAAAGGAAGAGATGCCGGAGGTCGACGCCATCCTCGGCGTCGGGCAGTACGACAAGCTGCTGTGCGCCCTCGAAGAAGCGTCGCGCGAGATGCGTCCGCTGTACGTCAAGCCCTCGAGCGGCTTTCTGGAGTGCGAGCGCGTGCTGACGACGCCCAGCTACAGCGCCTACGTAAAGATCGGAGATGGCTGCGACAACCGGTGCAGCTACTGCGCGATCCCGCTCATCCGGGGCGGCTACCGCTCGCGCCCGATGGAGGACATCCTGCAGGAAATCAAAGCCCTCGCCGCGCGCGGGGTGAGCGAAATCACCCTGGTGGCGCAGGATACGACGCGCTATGGAACCGACTGGCAGGACGGGCGCAGCCAGCTCCCCGAGCTCCTGGAGGCCGCCTCGAAGGTCGAGGGCGTGACCTTCCTGCGCACGCTGTACTGCTACCCCGACCGGGTGGACGAGCGCCTGCTCGACACCATCGAGCGCCTGCCCAACGCGTGCAGGTACATCGACCTGCCGATACAGCACATCGACCCGCTGCTGCTGCGCCGCATGAACCGGCACGGCACGGCGGAGCACATCCGCTACCTGGCAAAGGAGATCCGCCGCCGCGGCATGATGCTGCGCACGTCGATCATCGTGGGCTTCCCCGGCGAAACGCAGGAGCAGTTCGACGAGCTGATGGACTTCGTTCGGGAAGCGCAGTTCGACCGCCTGGGCGCGTTCGCGTACTCGGCGGAGGAGGATACGCCTGCGGCCCTCATGCCGGATCAGATTCCGGAGGAGGTCAAGCAGCAGCGCCTCGACGCGCTGATGGAGCTGCAGCAGGGCATATCGCTCGCGCGCAACGAGCTGCGCGTGGGCACGACCTGCCGCGTGCTGGTCGAAGGCAGGCGCGAGGGCTACCTCGTGGGCCGTTCCGAGATGGAGGCGCCGGAGACGGACGGCCAGATCCTCTTTACGGCCGGGGAGGACGTGCGCCCCGGCAGCTACGTGGACGTGCGCATCACGCGCGCGCTGGAATACGACCTGATAGGAGAGCGCGTATGAACTTACCCAACAAGCTGACGCTCGCGCGCATCTGTCTTACGCCGGTTTACCTGATCCTCATGTGGGCGGGCGGCGACGCCGCCTGGGCGAACATCGCGGCGCTGGCCGTCTTCATGGCCGCGTCGTTTACCGACCTGCTGGACGGGAAGATCGCCCGCAGCCGCGGGCTGGTCACGAACTTCGGCAAGTTTATGGACCCGATCGCGGACAAGCTGCTGACGATCACCGCCTTCATCGTGATGGTGGACATCTCGCGCATGCCGGCCTGGATGTGCGTCGTCTTTGTGGCGCGCGAATTCGTGGTCAGCGGTCTGCGGCTGGTGGCCGTGGAGCAGGGGCGCGTGATCGCGGCGGGCATGCTGGGCAAGGTGAAGACGGTGCTGCAGATGGCGGCGGTGATGCTGCTTACGCTGAACGTCGCCCCGCTTGCGGCGGTGACGGAGATCGTGCTGTACGCGGCGGTCGTGATGACCGTCTGGTCGATGGCGGATTACGTCTGGCAAAACCGCGCCGTGCTCTCGGAAAAGAAATAGAAGGCATACGCCCTTCATCCCGACGAATCGAGAAGGAGTTCATCATCTTGATCGCAGAAATCGTATCCATCGGCACCGAGCTGCTCATGGGGCAGATCGTCAACACCGACGCGCAGTACCTCTCGCGCAGGCTATCGATGCTGGGCATTTCGGTGTACTACCACACGACCGTGGGCGACAACCCCGCGCGCATGGAGGAGACGCTCCGCCGCGCGCTTTCGCGCAGCGATGTCGTCATCACCACCGGCGGCCTGGGCCCGACCGGCGACGACCTGAGCAAGGAAATCGTCGCGGGGATGCTGGGCCTGCCCATGGAACGCGACGAGGAGAGCCTGCGAGACATCGAGCGCTACTTCAGCGCGATGCACCGCGCGATGGCGGCGAACAACGAGCGCCAGGCGATGTTCGCCAAGGGCGCGATCATCCTCAAGAACGACCGGGGCACCGCGCCGGGCTGCATCGTGGAGCAGGGCGGTAAGGCCGTCATTCAGCTTCCGGGGCCGCCCTACGAGCTCAAGGACATGTTTGAAAAGCGCGTGATGCCCTACCTGACGCGCCGCACAGGCGGATCGATCGCCTCGCGCTACGTGCGCATCTTCGGCGTGGGCGAGAGCGACGCGGAGACGCGGGTAAAGGACCTGATCGACGCGCAGCAGGACGTGACCATCGCGCCCTACTGCTCGCTGGGCGAGGTGCAGCTTCGCGTAAGCGCGCGCGGGCAGGACGAGGAAGCGGCGCTTTCGCGCATTCAGCCGACGGTGGACGAGATCGTGCGAAGGCTGGGCGACGCGGTGTACGCGGTCAGCCGCGAGCCGTCGGACAGCATGGAGCACTACGCGGTGGACGCGCTGATCCGCGCGGGCCGCACGGTGGCGGTTGCGGAGTCGTGCACGGGCGGCCTGGTCGCGGCGCGGCTGGTGGCGATCGCCGGGGCGTCGGCAGTGCTGCACGAATCGCACGTGACCTACGCGAACGAGGCGAAGGAGCGCTACCTGGGCGTGCACCCCGAAACCCTCGCGCAGCACGGCGCGGTCAGCGAGCAGTGCGCGCGCGAAATGGCCGAAGGTTTGCGCGCGCGCAGCGGCGCGGACGTGGCGGCCGCGACGACCGGCATCGCCGGTCCGGGCGGCGGCACCGCGGAAAAGCCGGTGGGGCTCGTGTACGTGGCGGTCTCCGCGCCGGAGGGAACGGTCGTGCGGGAGCTTAGGCTCAGCGGCGACCGGGAGCGCATCCGTTCGCTCGCCGCGCTGCACGCGCTGAACATGATTCGTCTGGCGGCGAAGGGCGAGCTTTGCTGAGGCGGACGCTTTCCGCCATGTATTTTAAAAAGCGATAGCGCAGGAAAAGGACCGTGAAGAAGGGATTCCAAAGGGGGAAATGCCCTTTGGCCGGGGGAACCTTGGGGCGGCGGGCCCCGGGGCCCCCGAAAGGAAAGGAGCATACGATGGCGGCGAAGGACAAGAAGGAAAAGGCGGCGCTTCCCGAGACGGACGACGAGAAGAAGAAAGCGCTGGAGGTCGCCCTGGCGGGCATTGAAAAGCAGTTCGGCAAGGGTGCGCTGATGAAGCTGGGCTCCAAGGGCCAGCTCAACGACATTCAGGTGATCCCGACCGGGTGCCTGGTGCTCGACGCCGCGCTGGGCGTGGGCGGCATCCCCAAGGGGCGCGTGGTGGAGGTCTTCGGGCCGGAATCCTCCGGCAAGACGACCGTGGCGCTGCACGTGGTGGCCGAGTGCCAGAAGCAGGGCGGCGTCGCGGCGTTCATCGACGCGGAGCACGCGCTCGACCCGGCCTACGCGAAAAAGCTGGGCGTGGACATCGACGAGCTGTACGTCTCGCAGCCGGACACCGGCGAGCAGGCGCTGGAAATCTGCGAGGCGCTGGTGCGTTCCGGCGCGATCGAGCTGGTCGTGGTGGACTCCGTCGCCGCGCTGGTGCCCAAGGCCGAAATCGACGGCGAGATGGGCGATTCGTTTGTCGGCCTGCAGGCGCGCCTCATGTCGCAGGCGCTGCGCAAGCTGACCGGCGTCATTAACAAGACGGGCGCGACGGTGATCTTCATCAACCAGCTCCGCGAGAAGGTCGGCGTGATGTACGGCAACCCCGAGACGACGCCGGGCGGCCGCGCGCTCAAGTTCTACGCCTCCGTGCGCATCGACGTGCGCCGCGGCGAGCAGCTCAAGAACGGCGCGGAGGTACTGGGCAACCGCACCAAGGCCAAGATCGTCAAGAACAAGGTCGCCCCGCCCTTCCGCGTGGCGGAGTTCGATATCCTCTACGGCGAGGGCATCTCCAAGGAGAGCAGCCTGCTCGACCTGGCGATCGAGCGCGACATCATCCACAAGAGCGGCGCGTGGTTCAGCTATAAGGATCAGCGCATCGGACAGGGCCGCGACAACACGCGCAAGTTCTTAAAGGACAACCCCGACGTGACCCAGGAGATCGACGCGATCATCCGCGCGGAGCTGATGGCCGGAAAGATCGAGGCCAAGCTGGAGGCGGATGGCGGCCGCGAGGACGAGCCCTTGGAGCAGCCGAGCCTTTTGGACAGCGAGATCTGAGGCGGCTCAGCGGAGCGGCAAAGCATCGTCCTGTGAGGGGAGATGCGTTGACCATCGCGCAAAAGGAGCATTCATTTTGTATGAGGCCGTCGGCTAAGCTGATGGCCAGTGCCGCCCGGAACGAATTCGTTCCGGGCGGCTTTTGCGCGTCCGGCCCGGCGCCGGACGCCGGGATGCTTTTTGCGGCGCCCGGCAGGAGGAGCGGGGGACGACCGCAAAAGGTGGACAAAAAATGTTTTGGCAAACAAAAAATTCGTAGAAGCCGCCCGGAAACGTCCGCATGCGCTTGACAGATGTGCGGCAAATCGGTACAATAATTCTGTAAAGATGTAAGTGCCTAGGTTGGACAAGTTCGTCCGGGCGTTTGATGTCTTCTGAATACAGGCGGTTTTCGCCTTTGGTTGGATAGATGGCGGTGTGGGTCGTTTTCTGCCGGTCTATGTTTGTCAAAAAGGATTAAACCGCGACGTATAGATTGAGACAACATGCTGTTGCCTGCTTCATCCGTCTTTTTGTGTGCGCTGCGGCGCTTGGAAAAAAGGCGTGTTTTGGGTTGGGCGGACGAACAAAGAGCTTGAAAGCTTGAATCCATTGCCGAGCGCTGCATGCGACTCGGCTCTATTTTTTCATGAAGGAGTGAGAGAAGACATTGACCGCCTTGTGGATCATCATCGGGCTCATCATCGGCGGCGCCGCGGGCGCATTCGCCGGATATGGATACCGAAAGAACACGCAGGAAAAGAAGATCGGACGGACGGAAGAGTACGCCAAGAACCTGCTGGAAGAGGCGCAGCGCCGCGCCGAGGATAAGAAAAAAGAGACCATCCTGGAGGCCAAGGAAGAGGTGCTTCGCCTCAAGACCGAGCTGGACCGCGAAATTCGCGACCGGCGCAACGAGGTGCAGCGCAGCGAGCGCCGCGTGCAGCAGCGCGAGGAAACGCTCGACAAAAAGATGGACAACCTGGAGGTTCGCGAAGAGGGCCTCAACCGCAAGCAGGAAGAATTGCAGCGCCTGACGGACGAGGCGCAGGGCATGTACGACAAGCAACTCGCGGAGCTTGAGCGCATCGCGCAGATGACGCAGGAAGAGGCCCGCGAGATCATCATGAACCGCGTGCAGAAGGAAGCCTTCCACGACGCGGCGGTGATGGTGCGCGAGATCGAACAGAGCGCCAAGGAAGACGCGGACAAGAAGGCGCGCAACATCGTCGCCATGGCGATTCAGCGCTGCGCCTCCGACCACGTGGCGGAGACGACGGTTTCGGTCGTCAACCTGCCCAACGAGGACATGAAGGGCCGCATCATCGGGCGCGAGGGCCGCAACATCCGCACGCTGGAGACGGCGACGGGCGTGGACCTCATCATCGACGACACGCCGGAGGCGGTCATCGTCTCCGCGTTCGACCCGGTTCGCCGGGAGGTGGCGCGCATCGCGCTGGAGAAGCTGATCGCCGACGGCCGCATCCATCCCGCGCGCATCGAGGAAATGGTCGAAAAGGCCCGCAAGGAGGTCGACAACCAGATCCGCGAGGCGGGCGAGCAGGCGGTCTTTGAGACGAACATGCACTCCATCCACCACGAGCTGGTGAAGCTGCTGGGCCGCATGCGCTACCGCACGAGCTACGGGCAGAACGTGCTCAAGCACTCCATCGAGGTTTCGCACCTCGCGGGCCTGATGGCCGCGGAGCTGGGCGCGGACGTTCAGCTCGCCAAGCGCGCGGGCCTGTTGCACGACATCGGCAAGGCGGTCGACCACGAGCAGGAGGGCACGCACGTGCAGCTCGGCGGCGAACTCGCCCGCAAGTACCACGAGCCCGCGGAGGTCGTGCACTGCATCCTCGCGCACCACAACGACATCGAGCCGCAGACCATCGAGGCGGTGCTCGTGCAGGCCGCGGACGCCATTTCCGCCGCCCGCCCCGGCGCGCGCCGCGAGTCGATCGAGAACTACATCCGCCGCCTGGAAAAGCTGGAGGAGATCGCCAACGCCTTCCCCGGCGTCGAAAAGTCCTTCGCCATCCAGTCCGGGCGCGAGGTGCGCATCGCCGTCAAGCCCGAGGACGTCAACGACGCGGGCACGCTCATCCTCGCCCGCGAGGTGGCCAAGCGCATCGAGAAGGAGCTCGAATACCCCGGCCAGATCAAGGTCAACGTCATCCGCGAGACGCGAAGCGTCGAATTCGCGAAGTAAAGCGGCGCGGGCGGCTGCACAAGCTCGCTGTGCTGAAAAATTGCATAAAGAATCCACTCCCGAACGTCGTTTGGAAGTGGATTTTTTGTCGCCGCCATCGAGCGAAATCTGACTTGCGGCTGTTTGGCCGCGCAGGCCGCTGTGCCCCTGAATTGCGACGGACGGCAGGAACGGGGCCTTTTCGCGTCGTATTATTCCCCTATCGGAAACGACACGAAACGGAGGCAGCATTCATGCAGAAGCTGAAACTGGAGGACTTTTTGCACTACCAATACGCGTCCGAGCTCTCCTTCGCGCCGGGCGGCGCACACGCGGCGTTCGTGGTGACGCGCGCGGACGAGCAGGAGAACAGCTACAGGGGCGCGCTGTACGTGCTCGAAACGAAGAGCGGGGAGAGCCGCCCCCTGACCGCGCGGGACGGCAGCGGCTACTTCTGGGACGGCGAGGACGCGCTGGTCTTCCCGGCGCTGCGCGAGCAGGCGGACAGGAAGCGCGCGGAACGGGGCGAGGCGCTGACGGTGTTTTACCGCATCGCCCTTTCGGGCGGCGAGGCGCAGGAGTGGCTGCGCCTGCCGTATCGGGTGAAGAAGGTCAAAAAGCTCGCGGACGGCCGTCTGGTGATGGCCTGCGAATGGAAAATCGGCGGGCCGGACTTCGCCAGCATGACGGACGCGCAGCGCGAGGCTGCCCTCAAGGCGCTGGAGGAGGAACGCGATTACGAGGTGCTGGACGAGATCCCCTTCTGGGGCAACGGCCAGGGCTTCATCAACAAGAAGCGCACGCGCCTGCTGCTGTGCGAGCCGGACGGCGGCCGGACGACGTTCCTCACCGCGCCGGAGATGGACGTGGACGGCTTTGAGACGGAGGGCGCGCGCGTCCTCTACGTGGGCGCGGCCCCGCAGGGCAAGCGCGGGGTCACGAGCGGCGTGTACCTGATCGACGTGGACGGCGGGCAGGAGGAATGCCTGCTCGCGGACGGGCGGCTCGAGGTCGAGCGCGCCGCCTTCTGGCAGGGCGAGGCCGTATGCCTGGCGACGGACATGGCGCGCCACGGGCTCAACGAGAATCCGGCGCTGTACGCGCTGCGCGGCGGCGAGGCGGTCAGGCTGTTTAGCCGGGACGAGGCGCCGGGCAGCAACGTCGCGGCCGACGCGCGCTATGGAAGCGGCTACGGCGTGCGCTTCGAGGGCGGGGACCTCTACTACACGAACGCGCACCACACGGACACGCAGCTTCTGCGCGTGAAGAAGGACGGCTCCGCCGAGGTGCTCGTGGACGGCGCGGGCTCGATCGACTGCTTTGACGTGTGCGATGGGCGCATCCTGCTGGTGGGCATGCGGGGGCTTTCATTGCAGGAGGTCTACGCCCTGACGGCGGAGGGCCTTAAGCAGCTGACGAACCTGAACGGGGACTTCCTTAAGACGCGCACGCTCTCCATCCCCGAGCCGCTGACCGTGGAGTCGGACGGCGTCGCCATCGAGGGCTTCGTCCTGAAGCCCGTGGACTTCGACCCGCAGAAGCGCTATCCAGGCATTCTGGACATCCACGGCGGCCCGAAGGTCGCCTTCGGCAGCGTGTTCTTCCACGAGATGCAGGTATGGGCGAACGACGGCTACTTCGTCTTCTTCTGCAACCCGCGCGGCGGAGACGGCCGCGGCGACGCGTTCGCGGACATTCGCGGCAAGTACGGCACGATCGACTACGACGACCTGATGCGCTTCACGGACGCGGCGCTCGCGCGCTATCCGCAGCTCGACCCGGCGCGCCTGGGCGTGACCGGCGGCAGCTACGGCGGCTTTATGACCAACTGGATCATCGGGCACACGGACCGCTTTGCCGCCGCGGCGTCGCAGCGCTCCATCGCCAACTGGATTTCCAAGACGAACATGACGGACATCGGCTACTACTTCAACACCGACCAGCAGCTCAGCACGCCCTGGGAGAACCACGAGAAGATGTGGTGGCATTCGCCCGTCAAGTACGCCGACCGGTGCGTGACGCCTACGCTCTTCATCCACTCGGACGAGGACTACCGCTGCTGCCTGGCCGAGGGGCTTCAAATGTTCACCGCCCTCAAGTACCATGGGTGCGAGGCGAGGCTTTGCATGTTCCGCGGCGAAAACCACGAGCTGTCGCGCAGCGGCAAGCCGAAGCACCGCGTGCGCAGGCTCAGGGAGATCGGCGGTTGGTTTGACGAGCACCTGAAAAAGTGAGCAGGGATAGCGCGGCTCGCGGGAGAGGACGACTTTTTCCTTGCAAATTTTCGTGCGCTGTGCTATCATGTCTGCATTCCAGATATCGCGTTTGAGAAAAGAAAGTGCCTTGTTCCTGTGCCAAGAGAGCCTGCGGGGGGTGCGAGCAGGCGGCAGGGCGGGCGATTCCGCTTTTCGATGCGGGCGGCGACGAGCCGCCGGGGCGCGCCCCATACAGCGCCGAGAGTGGCCGGCATGCCGGCAAGTTGGGTGGCAACACGGAGTCGCTTCGTCCCATGCGTGGGGCGGGCGGCTCCTTTTTGTACCACACGAAGACGACGAGGAGGAAACGAACATGATCGACATCAACCTGATCCGAAACAACCCCGACCTTGTGCGCGAGAACATCCAAAAGAAGTTCCAGGATCACAAGCTCCCGCTGGTGGACGAGGTCATCGAGCTGGACCGCGCCAACCGCGCCGCG harbors:
- a CDS encoding extracellular solute-binding protein, with protein sequence MRLTRVFVSFALCLSLCFTLISSSLADEKAHDEWTGTLRLLGPGCFATVGRDGVVDPVTGVQKPGYSVVEARLKEEFPNVTFELQANPWDSWQAKIQTAVAGEMVDVIIHGAAVLDVVEDLTPYLERDAWLKDELFIGAAIRHKDEDNFGALIPTGIPMTISPAMMILDKQLFADFGVELPDPATLTWRKLADIASQLTGENPVTGKQCYGVYPFSVSDGDIFKAYMDASWGVGAVNFLYADQKYQTQFGFTGEKSVEALTILRDLFLSAPRSFLEGLGTENVATEDNDIAIYLGEANNEITLYNMMEVRGIADRFVFYPLPVTDDGASYTSHSGDNNLAIAKNSPNKDLAWEVIKFLVTDEAVQQWFVDTMNVPNNKSGYEQLLKTGKGYVSAIQEIYRVYPTNFEAFSSEYWNNGYGPANSVGSMNLSEMYAGNITPEQCAANIQAALEEYSLLNQ
- a CDS encoding DUF4364 family protein, producing MNVSHRPTPTENRLILLLMLEKLGACSAQQLLALTTEGEIMDYIELQIGLGDLTEAGMLRTREHEIGKLYSLSQSGRETLAMFLGHIPNSRRERVETLCAAWKGRVSREKHVLSDWREEGDGFVVRLRLLEQDMTLMDLRLNVPTRAQAGIMCKRWSDCAGDIYAGLMHSLGEDEEKR
- the rimO gene encoding 30S ribosomal protein S12 methylthiotransferase RimO, translated to MKATVGVVSLGCSKNRVDTEQMLGMLSQAGYTIVSDPAKAQVIIVNTCGFIGPAKEESIETIFEMAQYKEKGCCQLLVATGCFAQRYPEAVKEEMPEVDAILGVGQYDKLLCALEEASREMRPLYVKPSSGFLECERVLTTPSYSAYVKIGDGCDNRCSYCAIPLIRGGYRSRPMEDILQEIKALAARGVSEITLVAQDTTRYGTDWQDGRSQLPELLEAASKVEGVTFLRTLYCYPDRVDERLLDTIERLPNACRYIDLPIQHIDPLLLRRMNRHGTAEHIRYLAKEIRRRGMMLRTSIIVGFPGETQEQFDELMDFVREAQFDRLGAFAYSAEEDTPAALMPDQIPEEVKQQRLDALMELQQGISLARNELRVGTTCRVLVEGRREGYLVGRSEMEAPETDGQILFTAGEDVRPGSYVDVRITRALEYDLIGERV
- the pgsA gene encoding CDP-diacylglycerol--glycerol-3-phosphate 3-phosphatidyltransferase, with protein sequence MNLPNKLTLARICLTPVYLILMWAGGDAAWANIAALAVFMAASFTDLLDGKIARSRGLVTNFGKFMDPIADKLLTITAFIVMVDISRMPAWMCVVFVAREFVVSGLRLVAVEQGRVIAAGMLGKVKTVLQMAAVMLLTLNVAPLAAVTEIVLYAAVVMTVWSMADYVWQNRAVLSEKK
- a CDS encoding AraC family transcriptional regulator, giving the protein MEFQPPVITSEYRAGELVGKTPLRCFTMLAHPGSVEFSLHRHSACEIAIIASGAGEYTVRQANRTIRYPFEAGTVFLFGSYEAHLITQIFQPVTWTILHIEPYFIWNPNNTMYDSKHLKVFFDRSFDGTNRLDYPDGDLKKICQTVYEIKEELQEQKPDYLTMTLACVQRLLISLSRLLRPASGTDSGNRAERYLMRIQNAYVYMNERYLEPLTIEQIARQANMSVSYFSAIFRECNGVSPWEYIIIKRVKHAMRLLGEGENSNIIDIALKSGFDNTANFNKAFKRIVGCTPTAFRKNGLGTNYFT
- a CDS encoding HPr family phosphocarrier protein, yielding MKSITIKLSLAENVKQFVNVVSAFSYDMDLRAGRHVVDAKSILGIFSLDLSKPITLEVYADNCDELMEKIKPFMA